A single genomic interval of Juglans regia cultivar Chandler chromosome 1, Walnut 2.0, whole genome shotgun sequence harbors:
- the LOC109021326 gene encoding glutathione S-transferase T3-like: MGSPSEEDPFFTTLLQSGGEGCTLTYEQYSNVMIQTTPLNGEKRSPPKKVQRGASFTVEEDNLLVSGWLHISIDAIGGSLINCWSMIQKCTNKFCAFLAQVESLHPSGATEQDKIEKAKIMYKEIEKGNFTVEHCWCQLRHQPKWQQHMNNLNTRRKPPDKHPANEQSPKVPDDAVEENVERPPGKKLEKDNLRKRKAQESCDADFNGVLEKMTADRRLFMGERSAWVMKVMKCEVHN, from the exons ATGGGCAGTCCATCTGAGGAggatcccttcttcaccactctcttaCAAAGTGGAGGAGAAGGTTGCACTCTAACATATGAGCAATATTCTAATGTTATGATCCAAACAACTCCCCTTAACGGTGAAAAGAGGTCTCctccaaaaaaagttcaaagaggtGCATCTTTCACTGTTGAGGAGGATAACTTACTTGTCTCCGGTTGGCTCCACATTAGCATTGATGCTATAGGGG GGTCATTGATCAATTGTTGGTCCATGATCCAGAAATGCACAAacaagttttgtgcatttctaGCGCAAGTAGAATCATTGCACCCAAGTGGTGCaaccgagcaagacaag ATTGAAAAAGCTAAAATAATGTACAAAGAGATAGAGAAGGGGAATTTCACAGTGGAGCATTGTTGGTGTCAATTGAGACACCAACCCAAATGGCAGCAACACATGAACAATCTAAATACAAGGAGAAAACCACCCGATAAACATCCAGCCAATGAGCAGTCTCCTAAAGTTCCCGATGACGCTGTGGAGGAGAATGTTGAGAGGCCTCCAGGCAAAAAACTTGAGaaagataacttgaggaagcggAAGGCTCAGGAATCATGTGATGCTGACTTCAACGGTGTGTTAGAAAAAATGACTGCTGATAGGCGACTGTTCATGGGAGAGAGGAGCGCATGGGTGATGAAGGTGATGAAGTGCGAGGTGCACAACTAG